The following nucleotide sequence is from Pleurodeles waltl isolate 20211129_DDA chromosome 8, aPleWal1.hap1.20221129, whole genome shotgun sequence.
CTTCGTCCAGGGCTAAGCACACAGAACGTAATGTCCCACTATTGTCTGTCCATGGAGACAGCTCTTCACTTGCAGACATATCATAGCATGGAGTCTGCACTTCTAACACAGTGTGACATAAACGGTGTTTGTATTCTAAAAACTGAGTCTGCACTATTATCTGCAGAGGAGCACTTcggctgggattatcctggaaagCGCCACGCAGTGGGCCAAAATGCAGCTTTCCAGACTCTGATGTTGACTCTGACGTCTACCTTGCACAGGACAATAACCTGCattacaccagaccagcttcctggcTTTCTGGTAAATCCTACCCAGACATGATGGCTAGCCCTTCCCAATTGATCTGGTAGAGGGTAATCCCACTAAGCCCTCAATAGTGTAGATAGCAACAGACAGAAGTGTACCAACATAATAACAgtatcatggttgaactgtttatctttgtcaccatattcataatgctggttaccatgctttgtcttgtttgcctaaggctgacctcaatgatctcaaaaacttccgaccaatctccctcctccctttcccagcgaaagtcatcgagaagatcgtcaacgcacagctcgcccactacctagaagacaactccatccttgacccctcccaatctggcttcagacgaaaccacagcacagagactgcactcctcgctgccacagatgacatcagactacaaatggacaacggcgaaacctcagccctgatcctcctagacctatcagccgccttcgatacagtctgccaccgcaccctactaacccgcttacacgaagccggcatccaagaaaaggccctcaaatggatctcctcctttctctctggcagaacccagagggtccgactctcacctttccgctccaatgccaccaaactcatctgcggcgtaccccaaggctcctcactaagcccaacgctgttcaacgtctacatggcccccctcgcacaactggcccgccagcacaacctcagcatcctcacctacgccgacgacacccaactcgtcctctctctgaccaaagatcctctcaccgccaaagccaacctccacgagggactgaaatccatcgccgagtggatgaacaacagccgcctgaaactcaactccgacaagacggaagtcctcatcctcgggcgcaccccctcggcctggaacgactcgtggtggcccactgccctgggccccccacccaccccagccagccacgcacgaaatcgcggcttcatcctcgactccaccctcaccatgtccaaacaggtcaatgcagtctcatcctcctgttttaacaccctccgaatgctcagcaggatcttcaagtggattccaacaggaaccagaaagacagtgacccaagccctcgtcagtagcagactcgactatggcaacgcactctacacaggcatcccaacaaaagacatcaaacgactccaacgcatccagaacacatccgcccgcctgatcctcgacataccccgccgatgtcacatctcccctcacctgaaggacctccactggctccccgtgaacaagaggatcacctttaaactcctcacccacgcacacaaggctctacacgacaccggacccgcctacctgaacaccaaactcaacttctacgttccctcacgacaactacgctctgccaaccttgccctcgccattgtcccccgaatccagcgcaagacctctggcggcagatccttctcctacctcgccgccaaaacctggaactcactcccgacctcactgcgccagacccaggacctcctcaccttcaggagactcctcaagacatggctcttcgaacgatagcagcacccccccccccagtgcctcgaaaccctaacgggtacatagcgcgctttataaatgattgattgattgataagaggGAAGTGGGACTCAGGGACCTGCACACTGTAGTGCTGACATTACGAGGCTGTGTATATTGTTTGTGTGTTCTGCATTTCACTTTGTGTTCTTATATGCATAGTACTGTTGTGACAAAAGACAAGGTATTTGACTGGATAACCATTTATTGCTGCTTTTGAGCAGACTTTGAGTTGGGAGTCTGTGTTCACCTCCGCGACCACTGAGAGTCAAGAGCTGAAgggatacttggcccagttgctcaggagccatagtaggtcaggcccagggacatcaggagtaaaaggcctcaaccaccacattTGGGCCCAGTACCACCTGCTTTCCCCATGACCCACTGAAGAGCATTCTGACAGAGGCCATTCACAAAGATTCACAGAACCCTGTTCTCATTAATATTCACAAAGGAAAAGGATTGCACTGCAAGGGACGGCATGCACTGGCCTCTGCATTCCTGGTCATAGCTGTTTTTTATTGCTATTTACAGGATTGCACACACCTGTTTTAATCTGTGCAGGTGTTGTATGCCTGGTTATCGAATGTTGGAAGTTTTTGGTGCtctcatccagtgcttaatttgagccagtggtttccggtgcttggtaCCTGCACACTAGCTCCAATGCTAGTCTGACACATGATGGCGCTGTTTATCTAAcctagagatgagcacaacaacaggtaTTTGTTTATTCATTATACCTTACAAATGTCTACTAACAGCCTCCCAAGCCATTCTTGCAGCTTCAGGGGCATGAAATAGTGAGAATTGTCACAGATGGAGGAATGTGATGCTTAATAGCTGTGTGGGTACTGGCGCTTATTTGTTCAAAAATTAAACACTTCTCCCATTCCAGTTTTCTTTTGTTGGCTATTTTCATGATAGTTTACTCCAGTTTTTAATAGCGTTAAATATGGAAGTATTTACCTTCAACTGCAAAGTGCTATTAAAGGGGTGAAAATGTGAATTACACAGATGCAGAAGTGAAGTTAAACATACACAAAAAGGGGTCATAACATACATCGATGAATGCATACACCATCAAGAGCAACAGAAGTGGAGAAGTTGGGTGGCGTTTTTTGGGACACGTGCAGTATGTAAGAAAGATCCCTCCCAACTCCTCCACTTTTCTCAAAGAGCCTTGATATTTTAAATGATCCTGGCTCATAAGAATATTTGAAAGTTAGAAATTACACCACCGCTACCCCTCCATCGCATGGAGAATTTCAACTGTGCTCAAACACATTCCATCTCCAAGCCAAGAGGGGAATTTGGTGGTAAATGGAAATTCACAAATTAACCATGCCACCATTTTGAGGACCACCCTCTTCAAAACAGGCCGCCATTTTAATCAAAGCGAACTAGCAGTAGATTGGGCTGGACAAATATGGCGGGCCTAGGGAGAACTGCATTGGTCTCTTATGTCCTTGAATTCAGTTCAGCATAGCAGTACTTGTACTTGCAACGCCTCCCAGGCCTTTACATTCCAGATACAATATtttcaatatacattaaataaatataattttaacgTTTTTGCTCATAGGTCAACAAGTAATTTCTGAGTTTTTCAAAGGATAATGTTTTTATaagtttaaagaaggcatttagtagtttttttaaattgtcactcaGATCTAGTTGAAGAGAatatcccatttttaaaaaaaatcaaaagtataATTATGTGTTAAGATGGTAAAATGTTAGGTAAAAATCTCTTAGAAAGAtgagctttttaaatacattaggcattcatttaggtttttttttataaaaaggtgTTAGTAAATATGGAATAATGAAGTTTCAAGAGTTGAGAAGACTTTTCTTACCTGATTTAAAAAGACACTTCCAAGATGTACATTTTTTGgctgtaaaataaaatacaattgtcAGTTAAAACAatgagagagggtgtgagatgGAGGCTAAagtgaagtggaatggagtggagaggattggagtggagtggagcagagtagagtggaatggagtgaagtggagtattaTACCATCTCTTATAGTAAATGTTTAACAGCTAAAGCATCATTGCAGTGGAAACACCACTTCCTTGGAGCCTTTCATACAATTATTGTGAGAAGCAGAAAAGTGAGGTTTTTGTCAAGTAGTTAAAGCCCTCTTGTGTCCTCAGCTTTGTGGTCCGTTTTCTTTGCGGAATTTGAGTTTGTATTCACCTTCCACATTGACTGCAAAAAAGTTAGGGTTTAGCCCCTGTCATAAATAATTACAAGTAATAATACAGTGGTGGACAAAGCTCATGTCCCATCCACAGGATCCAACCACATCTTATGGATTGTTCATAGTGTAGACTCATGAGCAACATGTCTGCAACAACTCAGGGAGGATATTATTTATATTAACAGCCAGGAATGGCATGTGAAGGACTCATGGTGACAAAGACACAATGGATCCTTGATCTGAGGTGGAAAACTATATTGGCCAACAGCAAGACTCCAATTGCAAACTCTATGTGGTGTTACGACTCATAACTCGCACACCACTAGGTCAGTCAAAACTCATGAATCATTGATTAAAGACACAACACTTTGGCTGGTGCCTCAGGGGACTAAAGCATCCAAGAGTCTGTGTTGAACCTCATGGTCGCAGGTTCCAATATTGGTTTATCCACCCAGCTTTTCATGCCTCTGAGGTCGATAATAGGAGAATTATTGAGCTGAGACCAAATGAACATCTGGAATTCAGCCCCAAGAGGTGAAAATGTGCCTTACAAATGTTTCTTTACTGAAGAGGCAATTCTGTTGAGCATCCATGAACCAAGAGAGTAAGAtctatttctgcccttttcctaaATGATGGCTGAGAGGTTTAAACCAGTTGCAGTCTTCTGCAGCCTTCACTTCTATCACCTATACCATGAAATTCTCTGTAATGGACTTTCTAAAGGCTATACCTCCTTACAAAGTGTAAACCACAGTGCGAGTAGCAGTTGATACTTGGACCAAAAATGACCAATTCATCCCTAAGAAAGGGCTGACTACATTCCCTCACAGCACGTAATGAGGTTCTATGTCTTACCCACACAGTCTCTGAGAGAGTACTGCAATTGTATATGGGGTTTGGCCAGCATTTTATGCTAAATTAGGTATCCAACTCAGTTTGTCCTCCACCTATCATCCTCAAACGGGTGGGAAAAACGAGCGAGTCATGCATGAAACGGAATGGTATTTGTCTCACAAACAGAAAACCAGTGAGAGAGTGTCTGGTTACCAAAAGTCAACCAGAAATTTCTAGATATAGTTACAGAAGCTTCCAAATTCTTTTATGATCATACATGCTCATTCCTGCTTGAGGCAGTTTGATACTTATGGAAGAAAGGCAAACAGGTGCAAGGTACAAGACGTAGTCAGAAGCGTTCCAGATCATGGGTATTAGAGAGAGTAATAATACAACACAAGACAAACTCTGATGGGAAGCCTAAGAGAGTCCCAAATTATAAACCTGTAGATTTGATTAGTCTGTTGTCCAAAAATGTCCACATGTGGGGAGTCTAGAAAGTGTAACCACAATTCCTGTGGACATTCACAGTAGTGCTCACCAAAGCTCCTCCTTTCGTGCTAGCCAGTAGCGTCAAAATATATCCTTGTTTAAGCCTGAGGCAGCTCAGGCTAGACTTTCAGCACACCCAGAATATCTGCTTGTTGATGAAACTCCAGAGAATGTAGTTAAAGCTTGCTGGATTCAAGAGGAGTCAGGTATGTTGTAGAATACCTGGTAGATGGGAAGAGGTATGGTCCAGCAGACAGAAATTGGAAACCCCCAGTCAGTGTCCATACCCCACTACTGAGCAAGCACTTTCATCCCAGGAACCCTGTAATGCACGCCCTGGTCCATGACAGTGGTGGTGTACTTTCCAGAGTACCAGGAATTGTAGAAAGGTGACCCAGAGTAGAACAAAACTGTGTGGTTTAGAAAACTAAAGAACTCATTGGCATTGAGGCTATCATTGAGCCAACATAAATGTCTATTGTTTAAATATGTGTGCTTGTATTCCAATGATTCACCTGCAGTATGTTTGAATGACTCTTATGAGAAggccctcagaggaacccttgagAGATGCGAGATCTTGCAGGCAGATAACTTGACATGGTACAGTGTCAGTACCGTGCCATGCTGCTGCAAAGACTTTGCATCCTCAGAAGTTCGTAGATGCAACTGAAATGGTGTGCTCTGACTGAGCTTCATCATAGATATGGATTGGGAGCAGCCCCTGCACAATAAACAAGATAAAGAAATCAAGGCCTGTTTGCAGAATTAACTTTCAATTTAGATCTTGGGAAAACAAAACTGACATCAAAACATGTGATGCATCCGACTAGCTTGTGGCTGGAAGACCCAGATGCCATTCATTTTATAGTCAACTCCATCCTGCACAACCCAGTGAGCCTAGCCTGACACAATCCATCTTTCCACTTGATGACTCGATCGTCCGCCATGTTCTGTCAATCCGGAGAAGTGATATCACCGATATTGACTGTTGGGTTTTTGCCATTTCTTTGGTCGCAGATTAAAGATTAGTAAAGCTGGTAAAGGAAATATGGGGAGGGGATGGGTGGGAAGGGAAGGAGAGAAGACTGATGTACAGAAATGAGGAAATTATGCCATATCTCTGAAATACCTGGTAAATCACCTCCCATGATGTCTGCGCAACCATTCATCACATGTCAAAATCAAAAGGATTCCTTAGTTCCATTTACAGAACTGATCCATTTGAAAGTTCCTTGAATCTACTTTTTACACTATGCTCATGTTTTATTTGGTGGACAATGCCTTTCGTGATTGTTGAACACTGATTTGCCCTGCTTACCAACTGCTATCAGTTTTGGTATCGTCTGTGTTTGACTAGACGCTGCCTCTGGCATTACGCAGTGAAGAGGAAAATAagaataaaatacaattaaaatataagCATGATTTGTAACACAATCATTGTGTTCATTTGGAAGGTTCCATAGAACCGCCACTAACTATAACCTTAATAATGTTTCCATACTCCATACTTAATACCAAGGGCATGACAATATTTTTAAATTCATATGCCTCtacaattttaaataaaaagatTTGGGTTGATAACTTATGCTGTAAAATACTTCCCTCTTATGCAAGTAGTTCCCTTCCTGCCATACCCACTAACCAACATGTACCACACCCACATTCATGGGAATCGTGTCTAAGATCTTTATGGGATCCTATATTCAAAGATAGTGATTGCAGTCCAAAGGTGGGTCAGTCCTGTTTTAATAATATCATGAAATTTTTTAGGCTATGCACTCCTCCTCCTCTCATCCCCAACTACAAACTCTTCCTAAAGCCTACTGAACATCAACCAATAAGATCTGTGCTCAGAATACACCATCCAAGGGAAAGAGCCGCTTTCTTGGTCTTTGTTTACAAGAATTGGCTCACGCTTTAAACTGTGGGGTGCCAAAGTTGCATTTCTCAAGATATTCATTAAGGGCACgatagacaaaaagtctaactttactactttttggtgttcacaaaggtaaagttagaccaaaagtctaacttagaccagaagtctaactttacaacTAGTAAAGtatgacttttggtctaactttacctttgtgaataccgaaaaataGTAAAGTTAGACGTTTGGTCTTAATTAGACTTTTGATTAAAGTAAGACTTTTGGTGttactttacctttgtgaaccaggccctaaCTATTTAAAATTTTCCAATTTGAATTATTTTTATGTAAATATATTTTGTGGATATACTGAAAATCATGCCTTGAATTCGACCCTTGTGCACTAACTTTGAGCGTCCTTAATTTAAATATGCAGACAAAAAGAAAGGACATGGCGAAACAATGAAATTGAGAATCCCAACTTACCATTCAAGTATTCACAGTTGTAAAAACTGAACTTGTCCACCGAGTGAAGCTGGATAAGATTTTGCCTTGGGGTTCTAGTAAAATTGGTCACAATGAACTTTTCATACGGTGGGATCAGCACCTCCTTGATCTCTGGGTATGAAGAGAAGTTCTTGATGTTCACCCCATAGCAGGTTTCTATGTCAAAGACTGTGTGCTTGCCAAACTTCAAGCCATTAATTTGGCTGAGCGACGAGGAGACGAACTGGCCAAACCGGACACGTTTCCGCTGATGGGTTTTGTACCGAATGTCTCTGAAGCCACGGTACACATTAACACACTGTGGGGTCTCCTGCTGTTCTTCCAATATCTGAAGAGCTCTGGTTAAAAGGAAATGCAGAGTTTTATACTTAAAGTTCTTGTGATAATGTTCAGCAGATTTGCCAGCTTCTCTGACGGCTTTGTTAAAGGTTTTGTAGAGTGCCGTACTGGAAGTGATTGCCAAGATGGCAATTGCATGCTCATCCCTGAAGCCACTGGGCAAGACCGTGGTGTCGGTTCTGTTTTCCCATTTTGACCTTGCTGACTTCCAGGTCATGGCAAAGTACTTGTTCTTTGCAAACTCAGTCTTGTTCAAGGAGGGGAGCTCTACTTCCATTTTCGCTTCACATCCCTTATATTGGTCATCAAAGGCGGAGAGTCTCAAGTCGATGATATGCTCAAGTAGGAAGATGTCTCTTTTGTAGATGAGATGACATGCAGTCTAGAAAAGATAAGGAACATGAACTAGATTACCTTCTGTTGACAAAGGATTGTAGAGACATTGGGTCTGCAAACTACATAtacactaaatgtagtccaactaACAGCCAACCAAACTATTGGAACATGGTGGAAACTGAAGCAATATTGCTCATACCAATAAcattctctttgagggcatctagAACTATagagatatatgtatataagtTAATAGGCTTAAACTCTGGAAGACAGTGAAGCTGCAACAAAACCGACGATAACAtgacaaataaatataaatattcaaATGGAAATCCACACTCACTGGAGGAAATCATACGCCATCAAAAAAGCCCCCAGTCCCAAAACCAGTCAGCACAACCTAAAAATCCTTGCAATTTCAAGCAAACCGGAGTCCACCTAAACCTCCTCTGTATCAAGATGATACCCATTAACCTCCACTCCTCAGCTCTAGGCAAGAAAACATCATAGTACCGTACCCAAAAATCTAGTCTATGTTGAAACTGCCAAGGATTTGAGAGAACTGCCACTAATACCTACTGCCTACTAGCTTAACCAAAGTAGAAGCTCTGTTCCCAAGATTATCAAAATGACCACTCATTGTATAAAAGAATCTGAATGAAATCACGGTTTGTTCTCAGCCCTGCCTATAAAATTGAATGGAAATCAACCCCACAACATAAAAGTGGACTTGATAAATCTCTATCACCCTCCAGTAGCACCAATGGACTTAACAACCTACCTATCAACACAACTGCCGAATTCTAGGACTCATGGAACCATGCTTTTATGAAACCTCAAATCATTTCAGAAGATGCTTCCCACATACCATTAGGTAATCTGTGACATGATATAAATGAAGGCTATTGACACATCTGGTAGTTCAGTGAAATATCCAGCTATATGATGCAACATCATTTTGAATACATTATTTATTCCATCATTTGCATTACTCACcccaggaggcaaaacctcctttcATGAAGAATTACATAGGCTAGTTATACTCTTACAAACCACAGACCACACAATGCTGCTGTTGGCAGAGTTATAACATGAAAATATGAAGCCATGTGTCCAATACATAACCTAGGTGCTTTGAATGTCAACAATAAGTAAGGCTCACTCACACTGCCAACTACACAACAGTCCTATTTGTGCAACAAAACCTCTAGGTAGCTGTGGATTTGGACAGTTCGGTTGCAAGACATTCTCCAACTCATCAACAAGAAATCTCACTCAAATCCCCTCTAAGGCGATCTATTCTGGGCCTTTGTGGGTTACACTTACCAAAACCATAAGCAGCAATACTTTTCAAACACCTCCAAACTAGTGAAATCTGGATCACAGGATCAAAAAACACAGCCTCTGCTTCAGTCCCAAATCACTAACATTATTACCAGCATAATTAAGGTGTAGCTCTCTTTCAGAGAAAAGAAGTAAACAAAATAGAGCATCAAACAA
It contains:
- the LOC138249715 gene encoding GPI-linked NAD(P)(+)--arginine ADP-ribosyltransferase 1-like, with amino-acid sequence MGPPTLILALLPIMMMMEISQTACHLIYKRDIFLLEHIIDLRLSAFDDQYKGCEAKMEVELPSLNKTEFAKNKYFAMTWKSARSKWENRTDTTVLPSGFRDEHAIAILAITSSTALYKTFNKAVREAGKSAEHYHKNFKYKTLHFLLTRALQILEEQQETPQCVNVYRGFRDIRYKTHQRKRVRFGQFVSSSLSQINGLKFGKHTVFDIETCYGVNIKNFSSYPEIKEVLIPPYEKFIVTNFTRTPRQNLIQLHSVDKFSFYNCEYLNAKKCTSWKCLFKSGATRRRPSSLLMLVVALSALLLAVQGFP